A single Arachidicoccus sp. BS20 DNA region contains:
- a CDS encoding isocitrate dehydrogenase (NADP(+)), which yields MAEKIKVANPVVELDGDEMTRIIWKFIKDKLILPYLDIDIKYYDLGVEYRDATNDQVTIDAANAILQYGVGIKCATITPDEARVKEFNLKQMWKSPNGTIRNILDGTVFREPIVCKNVPRLVPNWTAPICIGRHAFGDQYRATDFVTKGKGKLTIKFEGEDGTTQEYEVYNFKGDGVAMAMYNTDESIKGFAHACFNQALAKGWPLYLSTKNTILKKYDGRFKDIFEEIYQNEYKTKFQEKGIVYEHRLIDDMVASALKWNGNFVWACKNYDGDVQSDTVAQGFGSLGLMTSTLVTPDGKVMEAEAAHGTVTRHYREHQKGNPTSTNPIASIFAWTRGLEFRGKLDDNQELIKFSHALEEVCVETVESGKMTKDLAVCIHGSKVTKDQYLNTEEFLDALDENLKKKLA from the coding sequence ATGGCTGAAAAAATCAAAGTAGCAAATCCTGTTGTGGAACTCGACGGCGATGAAATGACCAGGATTATTTGGAAATTTATTAAAGATAAACTGATATTGCCCTATCTCGACATTGATATTAAGTATTACGATTTAGGTGTCGAATACCGCGACGCAACCAACGACCAGGTAACGATTGATGCAGCAAATGCAATATTGCAATACGGCGTCGGCATCAAATGCGCAACCATTACGCCCGACGAAGCGCGCGTGAAAGAATTTAATTTAAAGCAAATGTGGAAATCGCCCAACGGTACTATCCGTAATATTTTGGACGGAACCGTTTTCCGCGAACCGATTGTTTGTAAAAATGTGCCGCGCCTCGTGCCTAACTGGACAGCACCTATTTGCATCGGTCGTCATGCGTTTGGCGACCAATACCGCGCAACGGATTTTGTTACAAAAGGCAAAGGAAAACTCACGATAAAATTTGAAGGCGAAGACGGAACGACGCAAGAATATGAGGTGTATAATTTCAAAGGCGATGGCGTTGCTATGGCAATGTACAACACCGACGAAAGTATCAAAGGCTTTGCTCATGCGTGCTTTAACCAGGCATTGGCAAAAGGCTGGCCGCTTTATTTGTCAACAAAAAATACCATTCTGAAAAAATACGACGGCCGCTTTAAAGATATTTTTGAAGAGATTTATCAGAACGAATACAAAACAAAGTTCCAAGAAAAAGGAATCGTTTACGAGCATCGCCTCATCGACGACATGGTTGCATCCGCATTGAAATGGAACGGCAATTTTGTCTGGGCTTGTAAAAACTACGACGGCGACGTACAAAGCGATACTGTGGCACAAGGTTTCGGTTCGCTCGGCTTGATGACTTCAACGCTCGTAACACCCGATGGAAAAGTGATGGAAGCCGAGGCTGCACACGGAACGGTTACGCGTCATTACCGTGAACATCAAAAAGGCAACCCAACTTCTACAAATCCTATCGCGTCTATCTTCGCATGGACACGAGGCTTAGAATTTCGCGGAAAACTGGATGATAACCAAGAGTTGATTAAGTTCTCTCATGCTTTGGAAGAAGTTTGTGTTGAAACTGTTGAAAGTGGCAAGATGACGAAAGACCTGGCGGTATGCATTCACGGCAGCAAAGTAACCAAAGACCAGTATCTAAATACTGAAGAATTTTTAGATGCGCTTGATGAAAATCTGAAAAAGAAACTGGCGTAA
- the ispE gene encoding 4-(cytidine 5'-diphospho)-2-C-methyl-D-erythritol kinase — protein sequence MVTFPNAKINLGLYITRKREDGFHDLETVFYPVQLCDVLEIIKNKENEFSFTTSGLQIAVSSSENLCTQAFQLIKKDFPNLSNAQMHLHKTIPMGAGLGGGSSDGAYALQLLNNKFQLNISQNDLAKYALQLGSDCPFFIHNKPCIAKGRGEILEEINLDLSKYFIVLIHPKIHINTGWAFSQIQPKSLEISLNETISRPVEEWKHTLQNDFEKPVFEKYPAIKSIKEKLYERGAIYASMSGSGSSVYGLFKENPESIDFGFEKEYFQFMEKLPQMHR from the coding sequence ATGGTTACCTTTCCCAATGCAAAAATTAATTTAGGATTATACATTACGCGCAAGCGTGAAGACGGTTTTCATGATTTGGAAACCGTTTTTTATCCCGTGCAATTATGCGATGTTTTGGAAATAATTAAAAACAAGGAAAATGAATTTTCTTTTACAACTTCGGGCTTGCAGATAGCTGTGTCTTCTTCCGAAAACCTCTGCACACAGGCATTTCAGCTAATCAAAAAAGATTTTCCAAACTTGTCGAATGCTCAAATGCACCTGCACAAAACAATTCCAATGGGCGCAGGACTTGGCGGTGGAAGCTCGGACGGTGCATATGCATTGCAATTGCTGAACAATAAATTTCAACTGAATATTTCACAAAACGATTTGGCAAAATATGCTTTGCAATTAGGCAGCGATTGCCCGTTTTTCATTCACAACAAACCTTGCATCGCAAAAGGTCGCGGCGAAATATTGGAAGAAATTAATTTGGATTTAAGCAAGTATTTCATCGTACTAATTCATCCGAAAATTCATATCAACACAGGTTGGGCTTTCTCACAAATTCAACCGAAATCTTTGGAAATATCATTGAACGAAACAATTAGTCGTCCGGTGGAGGAATGGAAACATACGCTGCAAAACGATTTTGAAAAACCTGTGTTTGAAAAATATCCCGCGATAAAATCTATCAAAGAAAAACTATACGAACGTGGTGCAATCTACGCCTCCATGAGTGGCTCGGGAAGCAGCGTTTATGGACTTTTCAAGGAAAATCCCGAATCAATTGATTTTGGGTTTGAGAAAGAATATTTTCAGTTTATGGAGAAATTGCCGCAGATGCACAGATAA
- the hisA gene encoding 1-(5-phosphoribosyl)-5-[(5-phosphoribosylamino)methylideneamino]imidazole-4-carboxamide isomerase: protein MLIIPAIDIIDGKCVRLTQGDYTQKTIYNENPVEVAKSFADAGLRKLHLVDLDGAKAGKIINYKVLENIANAVNMEIDFGGGIKQKEDVELVLNSGAKYATIGSIAVKNEALFSGWIEDFGADRFLLGADVKGEKIAVNGWTETTDIDVFSFIEKYFSKGIKNIFCTDVSKDGLLQGPSIELYKKIITKFPPINFIASGGVSSVDDLLELSKINCFGAIVGKAIYEGRISLKQLSLFRS from the coding sequence ATGCTTATCATTCCTGCAATTGACATTATCGACGGTAAATGCGTGCGCCTTACACAAGGCGATTACACACAAAAAACAATCTATAACGAAAATCCTGTTGAAGTTGCAAAATCCTTTGCTGATGCAGGTCTGAGAAAATTGCATTTGGTAGATTTAGACGGCGCAAAGGCAGGAAAAATTATCAATTACAAAGTGTTGGAAAATATTGCCAACGCCGTGAACATGGAAATTGATTTCGGCGGCGGCATTAAGCAAAAAGAAGATGTTGAATTGGTTTTAAATTCAGGTGCAAAATATGCAACCATTGGAAGCATCGCTGTAAAAAATGAAGCGTTGTTCAGCGGATGGATTGAAGATTTCGGCGCAGATAGATTCTTGTTAGGCGCGGATGTGAAAGGCGAAAAAATTGCAGTAAACGGTTGGACAGAAACAACCGACATTGATGTTTTTTCTTTTATAGAAAAATATTTTTCAAAAGGAATAAAAAACATTTTTTGCACCGATGTAAGCAAAGACGGTTTGCTGCAAGGTCCGTCCATTGAATTGTATAAAAAGATTATTACAAAATTTCCTCCCATTAATTTTATCGCAAGCGGCGGCGTAAGTTCGGTTGATGATTTGCTGGAACTCAGTAAAATCAACTGTTTCGGCGCGATTGTAGGCAAAGCGATTTATGAAGGAAGAATAAGTTTGAAACAATTATCTTTATTCCGTTCTTAA
- the lepB gene encoding signal peptidase I, translated as MGWLYTILYLVGYPIGLYGMFKKAGVAPWKAFVPFYNTWLMCELCGIGKLWFWLQLIPIAGVFITIWITIIFVMQFGKFSLIDHAFTAIVPFIYLPYLGFSKDVKYLGPDAVKKYKKSTVREWIDALVFATVAATLIRTFIFEAYVIPSGSMEKTLLINDFLFVNKISYGARVPQTPISFPFVHNFMPFSQTVPSYTKAVQWGYYRLPASNPIKRNDVVVFNFPAGDTIINEPGYGSLNTYYDVLRDTYHGNRDALMSEHDILVHPMDKTDNYIKRCTGVPGDTIQVKHTVLFVNGKPAFVPPTSQMEYTVTTNGNAFNNDELSNQLHIKTEKVNDGDEPEVEQIGNNEYVFDVTEDEIEQVKKLPNVVNVSLAERPAEEVFPYFNLSLGWSADNFGPLWIPKKGATITLTPENLPIYQRIITTYEHHTLSQNGNQFIIDGKPTNQYTFKYNYYWMMGDNRHRSQDSRYWGFVPETAIVGKASLIWFSWQNGPRWNRIFKVIK; from the coding sequence ATGGGTTGGCTGTACACGATTTTATACTTAGTAGGTTATCCTATCGGGCTTTACGGAATGTTTAAAAAAGCAGGTGTTGCACCCTGGAAAGCATTTGTGCCCTTTTACAATACATGGCTTATGTGTGAGCTGTGCGGCATCGGCAAGTTGTGGTTTTGGTTACAGCTTATTCCCATTGCCGGCGTTTTCATTACGATTTGGATAACGATAATTTTTGTGATGCAGTTTGGTAAATTCTCTTTAATTGACCATGCGTTTACTGCAATTGTTCCGTTTATTTATTTGCCTTATCTCGGCTTTTCAAAAGATGTAAAATATCTGGGACCGGACGCGGTAAAAAAATATAAAAAATCTACCGTCCGCGAATGGATTGATGCGCTGGTATTTGCAACGGTTGCGGCTACGCTGATTCGTACATTTATTTTTGAAGCGTATGTGATTCCATCGGGAAGCATGGAAAAAACTTTGCTGATTAATGATTTTCTTTTTGTAAACAAAATAAGCTACGGAGCGCGTGTTCCGCAAACGCCTATCAGTTTTCCGTTTGTGCATAATTTTATGCCTTTTTCACAGACTGTTCCGTCTTATACCAAAGCTGTGCAATGGGGCTACTACCGTTTACCCGCCTCAAATCCTATTAAGCGAAACGATGTGGTAGTGTTCAATTTCCCGGCAGGAGATACTATCATTAATGAGCCGGGTTATGGTTCGTTAAATACATATTACGATGTTTTGCGAGACACTTATCACGGAAACAGAGATGCCCTAATGTCCGAGCATGATATACTGGTTCATCCGATGGATAAAACCGATAATTACATTAAGAGATGTACCGGCGTTCCGGGCGATACTATTCAGGTAAAGCATACGGTTTTATTTGTAAACGGAAAGCCTGCGTTTGTCCCGCCTACTTCACAAATGGAATATACCGTAACCACCAATGGTAATGCTTTCAATAATGATGAACTTTCAAATCAGCTGCATATTAAAACCGAAAAAGTAAATGACGGCGATGAGCCGGAAGTAGAACAAATCGGTAATAATGAATATGTGTTTGATGTTACCGAAGATGAAATTGAGCAGGTAAAAAAACTGCCGAATGTAGTGAATGTATCTCTGGCTGAAAGACCTGCGGAAGAAGTATTTCCATATTTCAACTTGTCGCTTGGATGGAGTGCCGATAATTTTGGTCCGTTGTGGATTCCGAAAAAAGGAGCAACAATTACTTTGACTCCAGAAAATCTTCCGATATATCAAAGAATCATCACAACGTATGAGCATCATACATTGTCGCAAAATGGGAATCAGTTTATCATCGACGGTAAACCAACCAATCAGTACACTTTCAAATACAACTATTACTGGATGATGGGAGATAACCGTCATCGCAGTCAGGACAGCCGTTATTGGGGGTTTGTTCCCGAGACTGCTATTGTGGGCAAAGCATCGCTGATTTGGTTCAGTTGGCAAAACGGTCCGCGCTGGAACAGGATTTTTAAAGTGATAAAATAA
- a CDS encoding cytidine deaminase: MQKEFSFKYEIFNSIDELNSEEKSLLEKARQNTENAYAPYSQFNVSAVALLENGTTIAATNQENASYPVGICAERTLLSAVSSLQPNQLIKTMAISYHNLNGNSGKPISPCGICRQSLLEYENRFQSSVKIIMSGLGGEVVVVESAKQLLPFSFSAEDMK, encoded by the coding sequence ATGCAAAAAGAATTTAGTTTTAAATATGAAATATTCAATAGCATTGACGAACTGAATAGTGAAGAAAAATCATTGTTGGAAAAAGCGCGACAAAATACTGAAAATGCGTATGCACCTTATTCGCAATTCAATGTGTCGGCGGTTGCTTTGCTGGAAAATGGGACAACTATTGCTGCTACGAATCAGGAAAATGCAAGTTATCCGGTTGGCATTTGCGCAGAGAGAACTTTATTGAGCGCAGTATCATCATTACAGCCGAATCAATTAATAAAAACGATGGCTATCAGTTATCACAACTTAAACGGCAATAGTGGAAAACCCATTTCGCCTTGCGGTATTTGCAGACAATCGTTGCTTGAATATGAAAACAGATTTCAAAGTTCAGTCAAAATTATAATGAGCGGGTTGGGCGGCGAAGTGGTGGTTGTCGAAAGTGCTAAACAATTATTGCCTTTCAGTTTTTCTGCGGAAGATATGAAGTAG
- a CDS encoding nuclear transport factor 2 family protein, translating into MTTQEIAERFYELDTKGDFTTIYEELYSSDVKSIEPAHSRWATVEGIEGIHEKGKQFHETLEEFHGGYTNPPIVAGNFFACAMGMDATFKDRGRVQLDEIALYEVKDGKIISEQFFY; encoded by the coding sequence ATGACTACTCAGGAAATTGCAGAACGCTTTTACGAACTCGACACAAAAGGCGACTTTACAACCATTTATGAAGAATTGTATTCGTCCGACGTAAAAAGCATTGAGCCTGCGCATAGCCGGTGGGCGACCGTTGAAGGTATCGAAGGCATACACGAAAAAGGGAAACAGTTTCACGAAACTTTGGAAGAGTTTCATGGCGGCTACACCAATCCGCCGATTGTTGCCGGCAATTTTTTTGCCTGTGCAATGGGCATGGATGCAACTTTTAAAGACAGAGGGCGTGTGCAGTTAGACGAAATTGCTTTGTATGAAGTAAAAGACGGAAAGATTATTTCGGAACAGTTTTTTTATTAA
- a CDS encoding ABC-F family ATP-binding cassette domain-containing protein: MHYLSAENLTKSYGITPLFRNISFHINEGDKIALIARNGVGKSTLLKILAGKETPDEGKLWIHKDVTVALFEQDPQFDEQKSVLENIFHTDNPILKIIREYEEAVEKNDENSIADLIVKMDEAGAWDFDAKVKQILSKLNIHNLHQPVNKLSGGQRKRVALAQTLIDIGFEHKHTLLMMDEPTNHLDVEMIEWLEYYLNQENVTLLLVTHDRYFLDAVCEEIWELERSQMHVYKGDYENYMEKKAARIESELATIDKAKNEYRKELEWMRKQPKARTTKSKSRQDNFYEVEAKAKQKIVDTQIRLDMKMNRLGGKIIELKKIYKSYGDKQIIKGFDYTFRRGERIGVVGKNGMGKSTLLNIIQQIEPVDSGKINIGDTIVFGNFSQQGLEIKDNVRVIEYVKSIAESFPLAKGGSLSAAQFLELFLFPAEKQYTYLESLSGGEKKRLQLLTVLFRNPNFLILDEPTNDLDLPTLAVLENFLAEYQGCLLIVSHDRYFMDRLVEHLFVFEGDGEIRDFPGNYTQYRLAQREEELSKKQIQQKAEEKSSPKIEDINAPAKKKASFKEKREFELLEKEIADLETEKAQLENELSNPNLDFEKLHLKSNRIGEIATLLEEKEMRWLELSEIV, encoded by the coding sequence GTGCATTATTTATCCGCAGAAAATCTTACAAAAAGTTACGGCATTACGCCGCTGTTTCGCAACATTTCTTTTCACATAAATGAAGGAGATAAAATTGCGTTGATTGCACGTAACGGCGTGGGCAAAAGCACTTTGCTGAAAATTCTCGCAGGCAAAGAAACGCCCGACGAGGGAAAACTTTGGATTCACAAAGATGTAACCGTTGCGTTGTTTGAACAAGACCCACAATTTGACGAACAAAAATCCGTATTGGAAAATATTTTTCATACAGATAATCCAATACTTAAAATCATTCGTGAATACGAAGAAGCCGTTGAAAAAAATGATGAAAATAGTATCGCCGATTTAATCGTAAAAATGGATGAAGCGGGCGCGTGGGATTTTGATGCGAAAGTGAAACAGATTCTTTCCAAGCTCAATATTCACAATCTTCATCAGCCTGTAAATAAATTAAGCGGCGGGCAAAGAAAACGTGTCGCATTAGCGCAAACGCTGATAGACATTGGCTTTGAGCATAAACATACTTTATTGATGATGGACGAGCCGACCAATCATCTCGACGTGGAAATGATTGAATGGCTCGAATATTATCTCAACCAGGAAAATGTAACCTTGCTTTTGGTAACGCACGACAGATATTTTCTCGATGCAGTTTGTGAAGAAATCTGGGAACTCGAACGCTCGCAAATGCACGTGTACAAAGGCGATTACGAGAATTACATGGAGAAAAAAGCAGCGCGTATCGAGAGCGAACTGGCAACGATTGACAAAGCGAAAAACGAATACCGCAAAGAGCTTGAATGGATGCGCAAGCAACCGAAAGCGCGTACCACAAAAAGCAAATCACGACAAGATAATTTTTACGAAGTAGAAGCAAAGGCAAAACAAAAAATTGTTGATACGCAGATTCGACTCGATATGAAAATGAACCGTCTCGGCGGTAAAATCATTGAGCTGAAAAAGATTTATAAAAGCTACGGCGATAAACAAATTATCAAAGGTTTCGATTATACTTTTCGGCGCGGCGAGCGCATCGGTGTTGTCGGAAAAAACGGTATGGGTAAATCTACCTTGCTCAACATTATCCAACAAATAGAACCTGTGGACAGCGGCAAAATCAACATTGGCGATACGATTGTATTCGGTAATTTTTCGCAGCAGGGATTGGAAATAAAAGACAACGTTCGTGTGATTGAATATGTAAAATCCATTGCCGAAAGTTTTCCGTTGGCAAAAGGCGGAAGCCTAAGCGCAGCGCAGTTTCTGGAGCTTTTTCTGTTTCCTGCGGAAAAACAATATACCTATCTTGAATCGTTGAGCGGCGGCGAAAAAAAGCGCTTGCAGTTATTAACAGTTTTGTTTCGCAACCCGAATTTTTTAATCCTTGACGAACCGACGAATGATTTGGATTTACCTACGCTCGCGGTGTTGGAAAATTTTCTTGCGGAATATCAAGGCTGTTTGTTGATTGTTTCGCATGACCGTTATTTCATGGACAGATTGGTGGAACATTTATTTGTGTTTGAAGGCGATGGAGAGATTCGTGATTTTCCCGGGAACTATACACAATACAGGCTTGCGCAGCGAGAAGAAGAATTATCCAAGAAACAAATTCAACAAAAAGCGGAAGAAAAATCTTCTCCAAAAATTGAAGACATAAATGCTCCGGCAAAGAAAAAAGCGAGCTTCAAAGAGAAGCGTGAATTTGAATTACTGGAAAAGGAAATTGCCGACCTCGAAACGGAAAAAGCACAACTGGAAAATGAATTGAGCAATCCTAATTTAGACTTTGAAAAGCTGCATTTAAAAAGCAACCGCATCGGCGAAATTGCAACCTTGCTGGAAGAGAA